The genomic stretch CTCCTCGGGATCTCGGGCCTGGTGACACTCCTCTGGTGGGCCGTGGGCTACAGCGTGGTCTTCTCATCGGGAGAGACCTCCAGCGGCTGGTCGCTCGTGGGCGGTCTGAAGTATGCCTTCCTGAAGGGCGTCGGCCCGGCACCGAACACCGACTACGCGAGCTGGGTGTCGCAGAGCGCCTTCTGCATGTTCCAGATGATGTTCGCCATCATCACGCCGTCCCTGATCATTGGTGCCGTCGCCGAACGGATGAAGTTCTCTGCGCTGATGGTCTTCGTCTTCTTGTGGATGATCTTCGTCTACTTCCCCCTCGCGCACATGGTCTGGGGAATCGACGGGATGATGAACGGGGTTGGGAACCCGAAGGCCGTGATCAAAGCGGTCGACTTCGCCGGGGGAACGGTGGTGCACATGTCGTCTGGATGGTCCGCTCTCATCCTGTGTCTGATTCTGGGGCGCCGGACCGGGATCAAGGGCAGGCCCGCCGTGCCGCACAACCTGGTGCTGACGGTGATCGGCACGGGGATGCTCTGGGTGGGCTGGTACGGATTCAACGCCGGGAGCGCCCTCGCTGCGGACGGAGTGGCCGCCACCGCGTTCATGACCACAACGCTGGCGGCGGCCACCGCATCGTTGGTCTGGGTCGGGGCGGAGTGGACGTTCAAGGGGAAGCCAACGGTCCTGGGCTTCTGCTCGGGCATCGTCGGCGGGTTGGTCACGGTCACGCCAGCCTGTGGCTTCGTCACGGCAAGCGGCGCCGTGCTGCTGGGGATCATGGGCGGCTTGATCCCGCTGTGGGCTGTCTATCGGCTCAAGCCCGGCTCGAACTACGACGACGCGCTCG from Candidatus Methylomirabilota bacterium encodes the following:
- a CDS encoding ammonium transporter, which gives rise to MPDATKADASGTTVAKQTPSLEQRVADLEAYLNNRTRGANGPATTRVEGPGPGHNAWMMMSAALVLFMTLPGLALFYGGLVRSKNALSILAQLLGISGLVTLLWWAVGYSVVFSSGETSSGWSLVGGLKYAFLKGVGPAPNTDYASWVSQSAFCMFQMMFAIITPSLIIGAVAERMKFSALMVFVFLWMIFVYFPLAHMVWGIDGMMNGVGNPKAVIKAVDFAGGTVVHMSSGWSALILCLILGRRTGIKGRPAVPHNLVLTVIGTGMLWVGWYGFNAGSALAADGVAATAFMTTTLAAATASLVWVGAEWTFKGKPTVLGFCSGIVGGLVTVTPACGFVTASGAVLLGIMGGLIPLWAVYRLKPGSNYDDALDTFGIHAVGGTVGLVMTGLLATSEVNPTLMTNLSGLVGGRLWIEQFKAMGLTLGLSIIGTLAAAFITRALVGLRVPTSAEQLGMDITEHGEEAYAGFQTVFD